The nucleotide sequence AATTCAGCAAGCAGTCGCAGATGCCGGATATGCAGCAGAACCCCTGCGGCAAGCTGGGGCCAGTGAAGACGATCCAGAGAAAGCAGCTCGCGAGGCAGAACAGAACGATTTAAGGCGCAAAGTGGTTGTTGGAAGCGTGATGAGTGTACTACTGATTTTAGGAGACCTTCCCGATATGACAGGTTTGAACCTGCCTGGGATACCGATCTGGTTGGGTCATCCTTGGGTGCAGTTCGTATTAGCGACGCCAGTGATGGTCTGGTGCGGAAAAAACGTTTTTGTGGGGGCTTGGAAAGCCTTCAAGCTACATACTGCCGACATGAATACTCTGGTGGCCGTGGGCACCGGAGTAGCGTACCTCTATTCGATATTTGTCACGGTTTTTCCAGATGTCTTGAGCTCTCAAGGTCTGTCGGCGCAAGCTTATTACGAAATAGCTGCGGTCATCATGACATTGATTTTGCTAGGACGTTTTCTAGAAAACCGTGCCAAGGGTATGACCTCGGAAGCAATTCGGAAACTGATGGGTCTACAGGCAAAAACGGCTCGCGTTATCCGCGCAGGTCGAGAGCTCGATATCCCGCTAGAGGAGGTTGTGGTTGGAGATGCAATCTTAGTCCGTCCAGGTGAAAAAATTCCTGTGGATGGAACGGTCATCGAAGGGTCTTCTGCTGTAGACGAATCGATGGTGACGGGTGAGTCCGTACCCGTGATGAAGCGAGCTGACGACGACGTGATTGGCGCGACTATCAATAAAACAGGCAGTTTTAAGTTCCAGGCTGCGCGAGTGGGCAAGGACACCGTGTTAGCTCAGATAGTCGAGTTAGTCCAGCAAGCTCAGGGCTCAAAAGCCCCCATTCAACAGTTGGCCGATCGGGTAACCGGTTGGTTTGTCCCTGTGGTGATTGCGATCGCGATCGCCACCTTCGTCATCTGGTTCAACCTTATGGGGAATGTCACCCTGGCGATGCTGACCACTGTGGGCGTACTGATTATCGCTTGTCCTTGTGCATTAGGCTTGGCGACTCCCACATCCATCATGGTGGGGACGGGCAAGGGCGCAGAGAATGGCATCTTAATTAAGAGTGCCGACAGCTTGGAACTGGCCCATAAACTTCAGGCGATTGTGCTGGACAAAACGGGAACCCTGACGCAGGGTCAGCCCGCCGTCACTGATTTCCAGACGCTGAACGGGAATGATTTAAAACTGCTGCGCTGGGTTGCTGCTGCAGAGCGGAATTCCGAACATCCCCTCGCGGAAGCAGTGGTTCAATTCGCTCGGGCTCGACAAGTGAGCCTGCCAGAAGCGCGGAACTTTAATGCCGTTGCTGGGAGTGGCGTTGAAGCCAACGTGGAAGGTCAGTGGGTGCAAGTCGGTACAGAACGCTGGTTTGGAGAGTTGGGGATCGATATCCAACCTTTGCAGAGGCGCAAACAACAGTGGGAGTCGGAGGGAAAGACGGCGGTTTTGGTAGCCGTTAACGGTCAAGTACAGGGGCTAATCGGGATTGCCGATACCCTCAAATCATCTTCTGCTGCTGCGGTGAAGGCTTTACAACAGATGGGATTGCAAGTGGTGATGCTGACAGGCGACAACAAACGCACTGCTGAGGCGATCGCTCAACAGGTGGGCATTACGCGAGTGTTTGCTGAAGTCCGTCCGGGCCAGAAGGCTGCCAAAGTGAAATCAATTCAGGAAGAAGGCAAGATTGTAGCGATGGTGGGAGACGGCATTAACGATGCCCCTGCGCTGGCCCAAGCTGATGTGGGCATTGCCATTGGTACGGGGACAGATGTGGCGATCGCCGCAAGCGATGTCACGCTCATCTCTGGAGATCTACAGGGGATTGTGACTGCTATTCAGCTCAGCCACGCCACGATGAGAAACATTAAAGAAAATCTCTTCTTTGCCTTTATTTATAACGTCGCTGGCATTCCGATTGCTGCCGGGGTTCTCTTTCCCCTCTTGGGCTGGCTGCTCAATCCTGTGATTGCTGGAGCTGCAATGGCATTTAGTTCAGTGTCTGTGCTGACGAATGCCTTGCGCTTGCGTAATTTCCAACCCAAAACCACCTTATAGCCAGGGAGTCATGAAGCCAATGTTCGCGAAGAATCAGCGATATAATCTTTTACTTAGTCTGGGACTAATCGTTGGGGTGGCTACCGGTACTGCCGTTGCACAAATATCCGAGCCTACTTCACCACCCACTGAGGAATCTCGCCGTGCCGATCGATCTACATCAAGTAAAATTGCTGTCACTCTAGGAGGTTTAGCATTAATTGGTGCAGAGTTATGGTGGTTCCAGTTCAGTAAGACTAAAGCTCGACAAGCCGAAGTGAAGCAGGGGGTACAAGAAATTGAGATCGCCGTTGATGGCGGCTACTCGCCCAATCAGATTGTCGTCATAGCCTGTCAACCCGTTCGGCTTAGTTTTTTTCGTAAAGACCCCAGCAGTTGCCTCGAAAAGGTCATCCTGCCCGATTTTCACCGCGCAGTAGATTTGCATCTCCATCAAACAACACCCGTGGAATTTACCCCAGAGCAGCCTGGAGAGTACTCTTTCCACTGCGGCATGAATATGTTTCGGGGGACTGTGGTCGTTCGCGAACAGACGGCAGACGATCGCACTGCGCCAAAAGTCTCTTCAAACGGCCAAGTTCGAGCTGATTCAGAAAAATGAATGCAACTCTAGATCGTGATGGTTTCGGCATTTTCCAGCATAGGACTTCTCATTGCTTTCCAGAACTGT is from Synechococcus sp. PCC 7336 and encodes:
- a CDS encoding cation-translocating P-type ATPase, with the translated sequence METQQLQLRGMSCASCASTIEQAIQSVPGIIECNVNFATERAAVKFDNRQTSLKQIQQAVADAGYAAEPLRQAGASEDDPEKAAREAEQNDLRRKVVVGSVMSVLLILGDLPDMTGLNLPGIPIWLGHPWVQFVLATPVMVWCGKNVFVGAWKAFKLHTADMNTLVAVGTGVAYLYSIFVTVFPDVLSSQGLSAQAYYEIAAVIMTLILLGRFLENRAKGMTSEAIRKLMGLQAKTARVIRAGRELDIPLEEVVVGDAILVRPGEKIPVDGTVIEGSSAVDESMVTGESVPVMKRADDDVIGATINKTGSFKFQAARVGKDTVLAQIVELVQQAQGSKAPIQQLADRVTGWFVPVVIAIAIATFVIWFNLMGNVTLAMLTTVGVLIIACPCALGLATPTSIMVGTGKGAENGILIKSADSLELAHKLQAIVLDKTGTLTQGQPAVTDFQTLNGNDLKLLRWVAAAERNSEHPLAEAVVQFARARQVSLPEARNFNAVAGSGVEANVEGQWVQVGTERWFGELGIDIQPLQRRKQQWESEGKTAVLVAVNGQVQGLIGIADTLKSSSAAAVKALQQMGLQVVMLTGDNKRTAEAIAQQVGITRVFAEVRPGQKAAKVKSIQEEGKIVAMVGDGINDAPALAQADVGIAIGTGTDVAIAASDVTLISGDLQGIVTAIQLSHATMRNIKENLFFAFIYNVAGIPIAAGVLFPLLGWLLNPVIAGAAMAFSSVSVLTNALRLRNFQPKTTL
- a CDS encoding cupredoxin domain-containing protein, translated to MATGTAVAQISEPTSPPTEESRRADRSTSSKIAVTLGGLALIGAELWWFQFSKTKARQAEVKQGVQEIEIAVDGGYSPNQIVVIACQPVRLSFFRKDPSSCLEKVILPDFHRAVDLHLHQTTPVEFTPEQPGEYSFHCGMNMFRGTVVVREQTADDRTAPKVSSNGQVRADSEK